One region of Danio rerio strain Tuebingen ecotype United States chromosome 5, GRCz12tu, whole genome shotgun sequence genomic DNA includes:
- the cst14b.2 gene encoding cystatin-like, translating to MSEAKAGAWSNEAPVTLEVLKICLQVKETIQAKIPVNCDDFIPHTFRSQLVAGTNYLVKVFIAGDECAHVWIFQDLPCNGGKLTVPDVQFPKKFDDPLNLPKK from the exons ATGTCAGAGGCAAAGGCAGGAGCATGGTCAAACGAGGCGCCGGTCACCCTAGAGGTGCTAAAAATCTGCCTGCAG GTTAAGGAAACCATACAGGCGAAGATTCCTGTCAATTGTGATGATTTCATTCCTCACACATTCAGATCTCAGCTTGTAGCAGGAACAAACTACTTGGTCAAG GTGTTTATTGCTGGAGATGAGTGTGCTCATGTGTGGATATTTCAAGATCTTCCCTGCAATGGAGGAAAACTGACTGTGCCGGATGTCCAGTTTCCTAAAAAATTTGATGATCCTCTGAATCTTCCTAAGAAATGA
- the LOC101886910 gene encoding cystatin-A-like: MSEAVMPGGWSDEKPVTLEVIQICLQVRRFILEKSENHSRIFIPLKFRYQIVAGKNYLVKVYVAEDKCAHALIYQSTDGKLTVEVVQYPKTFDDPLTPPKQSASRK, encoded by the exons ATGTCAGAGGCAGTCATGCCAGGAGGATGGTCAGATGAGAAGCCGGTCACCCTAGAGGTGATACAAATCTGCCTTCAG GTGAGGAGATTCATACTGGAGAAGTCTGAGAACCATTCTCGTATCTTCATTCCTCTTAAATTCAGATATCAGATTGTTGCAGGAAAAAACTACTTGGTCAAG gTGTATGTCGCTGAAGATAAATGTGCTCATGCACTGATATATCAGTCTACTGATGGGAAACTGACTGTGGAAGTAGTCCAGTACCCCAAAACATTTGATGATCCTCTGACCCCTCCTAAGCAATCAGCCTCTAGAAAATGA